A region from the Triticum aestivum cultivar Chinese Spring chromosome 3D, IWGSC CS RefSeq v2.1, whole genome shotgun sequence genome encodes:
- the LOC123073716 gene encoding E3 ubiquitin-protein ligase SINA-like 10, which translates to MQGAAVDGRSRALPDKADTSSKKARQDLPDGHMKQEAAGGGDGGAIVTAAYNPRVELAVRIDKQVLHCPLCTLPFKPPVFQCKAGHPACGGCVAQLPFGQCMACVDSGGFFDPCPALDAVVSSTRIGCPNAGCQWYVTYHEVAEHQKACPHTPCHCTEPGCGYVGAPQALAGHINTVHSAPLRAVQYGKVSQLQLPVSTPRLVLLGDDNRVFLLTVGALGAGAAVVSVVCARARAATRPRFTCKMWVNLGPPPAAAANCGKEDMVLVDMHIRSSSSPGAVAAADEPTFLPVPRMYLVPAAARDGTSMEVPLHIRIDKLSPLSDALV; encoded by the exons ATGCAAGGCGCCGCCGTCGATGGGAGGAGCAGGGCTTTGCCGGACAAGGCCGACACGAGCTCCAAGAAGGCGCGGCAGGACCTGCCCGACGGCCACATGAAGCAAGAGGCGGCCGGTGGAGGAGACGGAGGCGCCATCGTCACGGCGGCGTACAACCCGCGAGTGGAACTCGCCGTGAGGATCGACAAGCAAGTGCTCCACTGCCCCCTCTGCACCCTCCCCTTCAAGCCCCCCGTCTTCCAG TGCAAAGCGGGGCACCCGGCCTGCGGCGGCTGCGTGGCCCAGCTGCCCTTCGGGCAGTGCATGGCGTGCGTGGACAGTGGTGGCTTCTTCGACCCCTGCCCTGCGCTGGACGCCGTGGTGTCCTCCACCAGGATCGGGTGCCCCAACGCCGGCTGCCAGTGGTACGTGACCTACCACGAGGTCGCCGAGCACCAGAAAGCATGCCCGCACACGCCCTGCCACTGCACGGAGCCCGGCTGCGGCTATGTCGGCGCACCACAGGCGCTCGCCGGCCACATCAACACCGTCCACTCGGCGCCGTTGCGTGCCGTGCAGTACGGCAAGGTCAGCCAGCTCCAGCTGCCGGTGTCGACCCCGCGGCTGGTGCTCCTCGGTGACGACAACCGCGTGTTCCTCCTGACCGTGGGCGCGCTCGGCGCCGGTGCGGCCGTCGTGTCCGTGGTGTGCGCCAGGGCTAGGGCGGCGACGCGGCCCCGGTTCACGTGCAAGATGTGGGTCAACCTGGGGCcgcccccggcggcggcggcgaactgcGGCAAGGAGGACATGGTGCTGGTGGACATGCACATCAGGAGCAGCTCGTCGCCCGGCGCGGTGGCCGCCGCGGACGAGCCAACGTTCCTGCCGGTGCCGCGGATGTACCTGGTTCCAGCAGCAGCAAGGGACGGGACGTCCATGGAAGTTCCCCTGCACATCCGCATCGACAAGCTCTCCCCTTTGTCCGACGCATTGGTTTGA